The proteins below come from a single Athene noctua chromosome 6, bAthNoc1.hap1.1, whole genome shotgun sequence genomic window:
- the ZC3H14 gene encoding zinc finger CCCH domain-containing protein 14, whose amino-acid sequence MEIGAEISRKIRGAIKGKLQELGAYVDEELPDYIMVMVANKKSQEQMTEDLSLFLGNNTVRFTVWLHGVLDKLRSVTTEPTSVKSSESSIFESNVPSSKSSSCVSDERRHEDILPPLAVSSTRTERNDSRVSTSSQEQRNTAPRQSSEDGSASRLTSTVKPLRELSPSEAVIDIKPEPDDLIDEDLNFVQENPLSRKKPIVTVTYGSSRPSAEIYRPPASRSADGNTHVHRLSQQGSLQGSWQLDAQSCRSLEAGQPCNPEAFGSLAESYRPTSKLSADKVGGEEETSRKRRLPVVSSVVKVKKFFNDGEDEEEEEDYGSRTGSISSSVSVPAKPERRPSLPPSKQANKNLILKAISEAQESVTKTTNYSTVPQKQTVPVAPRTRISPEESHLEVIHAQNRLPALSSELQVEEPKEQTVEGIQGAEQRELSSRLQIDPVIEDALQVTQDYYDAESMVHTDTRSFILKKPKLSEEIVPQNQQLGRRATEAIRVLSGRLIQTRDQLAQPEKPASPKFIVTLDGVPSPPGYLSDQEEEDMFITEGLKPVTQNMCAGKGLKGLRAQQMQIVTRQLENCDVDMEELNVLQNQEKVLERCKYWPACKNGDECVYHHPTLPCKVFPNCKFADKCLFIHPNCKYDAKCTKPDCPYTHASRRTPHPPPKPAPLPTLSVTSNSPLCKFFPACKKMECPFYHPKHCRFNTQCTRPDCTFYHPTIAVPPRHALKWTRTQTSE is encoded by the exons ATGGAGATCGGCGCCGAGATCAGCCGCAAGATCCGG GGTGCTATAAAAGGAAAGTTGCAGGAGCTGGGGGCTTATGTTG aTGAAGAGCTCCCTGATTATATTATGGTTATGGTGGCCAATAAGAAGAGTCAAGAGCAGATGACAGAagatctttcccttttccttggAAACAATACTGTCAGGTTTACTGTCTG GCTCCATGGTGTTCTGGATAAACTGCGATCTGTGACTACTG AACCAACTAGTGTAAAATCTTCAGAATCTAGTATCTTTGAGAGCAACGTTCCTTCCAGCAAAAGCAGTTCATGTGTGAGTGATGAGAGGAGACACGAGGATATCTTGCCACCTCTTGCAGTTTCCAGCACTCGGACTGAAAGAAATGACTCAAGAGTTTCAACTAGCTCACAGGAGCAAAGGAACACTGCTCCACG GCAGTCTTCTGAAGATGGCTCTGCATCCCGCTTAACATCTACAGTCAAGCCTTTGAGGGAACTGTCACCTTCGGAAGCTGTAATTGACATTAAACCTGAACCAGATGATCTAATTGATGAAGACCTCAACTTCGTGCAGGAGAATCCTTTGTCACGGAAGAAACCTATTGTAACTGTAACTTACGGTTCTTCTCGTCCTTCTGCCGAAATCTACCGACCACCAGCTAGCAGGAGTGCAGATGGCAATACACATGTGCACAGATTGTCACAACAGGGCAGCTTACAGGGGAGCTGGCAGTTAGATGCACAAAGCTGCAGGTCATTGGAAGCGGGCCAGCCGTGCAATCCGGAAGCATTTGGCAGCTTAGCAGAAAGTTACAGACCCACCTCCAAACTTAGTGCTGATAAAGTAGGCGGCGAG GAAGAAACCTCCAGGAAGAGACGGTTGCCTGTTGTAAGCTCAGTAGTCAAAGTAAAAAAGTTCTTTAATGAtggggaagatgaggaggaggaagaggattaTGGATCGCGAACAGGAAGCATCTCCAGCAGCGTGTCTGTACCTGCGAAGCCAGAGAGAAG ACCTTCATTGCCACCTTCAAAACAAGCCAATAAGAATTTAATACTGAAAGCAATCTCTGAAGCACAAGAATCGGTTACAAAAACAACTAATTATTCCACTG TTCCACAGAAACAGACTGTTCCAGTTGCACCAAGAACTCGAATTAGCCCAGAAGAATCTCATTTAGAAGTAATCCATGCGCAAAACAGACTACCTGCTCTGAGTTCTGAGCTTCAAGTAGAAGAGCCAAAGGAGCAGACAGTTGAAGGAATTCAAG GAGCTGAACAAAGGGAGCTCTCTTCTCGGCTCCAGATTGATCCTGTGATTGAAGATGCTTTGCAAGTGACTCAAG ATTATTATGATGCGGAATCTATGGTTCACACAGATACCAGGTCATTTATCCTCAAGAAGCCCAAGTTATCTGAGGAAATAGTGCCACAGAACCAGCAACTGGGAAGGAGGGCTACAGAGGCAATACGAGTACTCTCAGGACGTCTAATACAGACACG AGACCAGCTTGCACAGCCAGAGAAACCTGCTAGTCCCAAGTTCATCGTGACACTGGATGGTGTGCCCAGTCCACCAGGATACCTTTCTGATCAAGAAGAGGAAGATATGTTTATAACTGAAGGATTAAAGCCAGTTACCCAAAATATGTGTGCTGGAAAAGGATTAAAAGGCCTTCGAGCACAGCAGATGCAAATTGTAACCCGGCAGCTGGAAAACTGTGATG TGGATATGGAAGAGTTAAATGTGTTACAAAACCAAGAGAAGGTGCTTGAACGATGCAAGTACTGGCCTGCCTGTAAAAATGGAGATGAATGTGTGTACCATCACCCCACGCTACCTTGCAA AGTTTTTCCTAACTGCAAATTTGCTGATAAATGCTTGTTCATCCATCCAAACTGTAAATACGATGCAAAGTGCACTAAGCCAGACTGTCCTTACACTCATGCCAGCCGACGAACCCCCCATCCACCTCCTAAACCAG CACCGCTACCCACACTGTCTGTAACTTCCAATAGTCCGCTGTGCAAGTTTTTTCCAGCTTGTAAGAAAATGGAATGTCCATTTTACCACCCAAAA CATTGTAGATTTAACACCCAGTGTACAAGACCAGACTGCACTTTTTACCACCCAACTATTGCTGTACCTCCACGTCATGCCTTGAAATGGACTCGGACTCAAACCAG tgaATGA